One region of Juglans microcarpa x Juglans regia isolate MS1-56 chromosome 7S, Jm3101_v1.0, whole genome shotgun sequence genomic DNA includes:
- the LOC121241601 gene encoding uncharacterized protein LOC121241601 isoform X2: MGSYSTWSCLKYIPNRLAGVAFIVPVVNYRWPSLPDSLIREDYRRKLVQWSIWFANHAPGLLYWWATQKWLPSTSVLERNPLFFNDRDIDTLKTISGFPMLTQDKLRERSVFDTLRRDFMLAFGKWEFDPMGITNPYTKNESSVHIWQGYEDKVVPVQLQRFVSGKLPWIRYHEVPDGGHLIVHYNGVCEAILRALLLREEAVLYRPRKARVLP, encoded by the exons ATGGGATCATACTCCACATGGAGTTGCCTCAAATACATACCAAACAG GCTAGCAGGTGTGGCCTTCATAGTCCCTGTAGTGAATTATCGGTGGCCTTCTCTCCCTGATAGTCTGATAAGGGAGGACTACAGGAGGAAACTTGTGCAGTGGTCAATCTGGTTTGCAAATCATGCTCCTGGATTACTATACTGGTGGGCGACTCAGAAATGGCTGCCTTCAACATCTGTCCTGGAAAGAAACCCATTATTCTTTAACGATCGAGACATAGATACTTTGAAGACTATATCAGGGTTCCCAATGCTCACCCAG GATAAGTTACGAGAACGAAGCGTTTTTGACACTCTCCGTCGTGACTTTATGCTGGCTTTTGGCAAATGGGAATTTGATCCAATGGGTATAACCAATCCATACACAAAGAATGAAAGCTCTGTGCACATATGGCAAGGCTATGAAGATAAGGTTGTGCCTGTTCAGCTTCAAAGATTTGTTTCAGGGAAGCTTCCCTGGATTCGATATCATGAAGTTCCAGATGGTGGACATTTAATTGTGCACTACAATGGTGTTTGCGAGGCAATTTTAAGGGCTCTTTTGCTTAGAGAAGAAGCAGTTTTATATAGACCTAGAAAAGCCAGAGTACTACCTTAA
- the LOC121241601 gene encoding uncharacterized protein LOC121241601 isoform X1, producing MVSKAAVVLLMGLLGMVYQATQLPPPQSNGSAEDSPVTSSRIRLKDGRYLAYKERGVPKEKASYKIIIVHGLGSSKEMNFLAPQELIDDLGIYFLLFDRAGYGESDPDPKHTVKSEAFDIQELADQLQLGSKFYVIGVSMGSYSTWSCLKYIPNRLAGVAFIVPVVNYRWPSLPDSLIREDYRRKLVQWSIWFANHAPGLLYWWATQKWLPSTSVLERNPLFFNDRDIDTLKTISGFPMLTQDKLRERSVFDTLRRDFMLAFGKWEFDPMGITNPYTKNESSVHIWQGYEDKVVPVQLQRFVSGKLPWIRYHEVPDGGHLIVHYNGVCEAILRALLLREEAVLYRPRKARVLP from the exons ATGGTTTCCAAAGCAGCCGTCGTCTTGCTGATGGGTCTTCTTGGGATGGTTTATCAGGCAACACAACTACCCCCTCCACAAAGTAATGGGTCGGCAGAGGATTCGCCTGTGACCTCATCAAGAATCAGGCTAAAAGATGGAAGGTATCTGGCTTACAAAGAAAGAGGTGTCCCCAAGGAAAAGGCAAGCTACAAAATCATTATTGTGCACGGCCTTGGAAGCTCTAAAGAGATGAATTTTCTGGCACCCCAA GAACTAATAGATGACTTGGGCATATACTTTCTGCTATTTGATCGAGCGGGATATGGAGAAAGTGATCCTGACCCAAAGCACACAGTAAAGAGTGAAGCATTTGACATTCAAGAACTTGCAGACCAACTGCAGCTAGGATCCAAGTTCTATGTGATTGGAGTCTCAATGGGATCATACTCCACATGGAGTTGCCTCAAATACATACCAAACAG GCTAGCAGGTGTGGCCTTCATAGTCCCTGTAGTGAATTATCGGTGGCCTTCTCTCCCTGATAGTCTGATAAGGGAGGACTACAGGAGGAAACTTGTGCAGTGGTCAATCTGGTTTGCAAATCATGCTCCTGGATTACTATACTGGTGGGCGACTCAGAAATGGCTGCCTTCAACATCTGTCCTGGAAAGAAACCCATTATTCTTTAACGATCGAGACATAGATACTTTGAAGACTATATCAGGGTTCCCAATGCTCACCCAG GATAAGTTACGAGAACGAAGCGTTTTTGACACTCTCCGTCGTGACTTTATGCTGGCTTTTGGCAAATGGGAATTTGATCCAATGGGTATAACCAATCCATACACAAAGAATGAAAGCTCTGTGCACATATGGCAAGGCTATGAAGATAAGGTTGTGCCTGTTCAGCTTCAAAGATTTGTTTCAGGGAAGCTTCCCTGGATTCGATATCATGAAGTTCCAGATGGTGGACATTTAATTGTGCACTACAATGGTGTTTGCGAGGCAATTTTAAGGGCTCTTTTGCTTAGAGAAGAAGCAGTTTTATATAGACCTAGAAAAGCCAGAGTACTACCTTAA